The following coding sequences are from one Ramlibacter henchirensis window:
- the amrS gene encoding AmmeMemoRadiSam system radical SAM enzyme, translating into MHPARWWHHLDDGRIQCDLCPRDCRLHEGQRGMCFVRQRAGDEMVLTTYGRSSGFCLDPIEKKPLNHFCPGSSVLSFGTAGCNLACKFCQNWDISKSREMDRLMDAASPQRIAQAARAGGAASVAFTYNDPVIFAEYAMDTADACHALGLHSVAVTAGYMHAQPRREFYAKMDAANVDLKGFTESFYFQQTGAHLAPVLDTLQYVRRETACWLEITTLLIPGLNDDAGEIEALSRWVASELGPDVPLHFTAFHPDYKMLDRPATPPATLKRARAIALANGLHHVYTGNVHDVEGGTTYCPGCGEPLIRRDWYEVLECALDARASCPYCGTRVGGHFGAMTHAFGRRRIPVRLAAGGEP; encoded by the coding sequence ATGCATCCTGCCCGCTGGTGGCACCACCTGGACGACGGCCGCATCCAGTGCGATCTGTGCCCGCGCGACTGCCGGCTGCACGAAGGCCAGCGCGGCATGTGCTTCGTTCGCCAGCGCGCGGGCGACGAAATGGTGCTCACCACCTACGGCCGCAGTTCCGGTTTCTGCCTCGACCCGATCGAGAAGAAGCCGCTCAACCATTTCTGCCCCGGCTCCAGCGTGCTGTCGTTCGGGACCGCGGGCTGCAACCTCGCCTGCAAGTTCTGCCAGAACTGGGACATCTCCAAGAGCCGCGAGATGGACCGGCTGATGGACGCCGCCTCGCCGCAGCGCATCGCGCAAGCCGCGCGAGCCGGCGGCGCCGCCAGCGTGGCCTTCACCTACAACGACCCGGTGATCTTCGCCGAGTACGCGATGGACACCGCCGATGCCTGCCATGCGCTCGGCCTCCACAGCGTGGCGGTGACGGCCGGCTACATGCACGCTCAGCCGCGCCGCGAGTTCTACGCGAAGATGGACGCGGCCAACGTCGACCTCAAGGGCTTCACCGAAAGCTTCTACTTCCAGCAGACCGGCGCCCATCTCGCGCCGGTGCTCGACACGCTGCAGTACGTCAGGCGCGAGACGGCGTGCTGGCTGGAGATCACGACGCTGCTGATCCCCGGCCTGAACGATGACGCCGGCGAGATCGAGGCGCTGTCGCGCTGGGTCGCGAGCGAGCTGGGGCCGGACGTGCCCCTGCATTTCACGGCCTTCCATCCGGACTACAAGATGCTGGACAGGCCTGCCACGCCGCCCGCGACGCTCAAGCGCGCACGGGCGATCGCGCTCGCCAACGGCCTGCACCACGTCTACACCGGCAACGTGCATGACGTGGAGGGCGGCACGACCTATTGCCCCGGCTGCGGCGAGCCGCTGATCCGGCGCGACTGGTACGAGGTGCTGGAGTGCGCGCTCGATGCGCGCGCGAGCTGCCCGTATTGCGGCACGCGCGTCGGCGGTCACTTCGGCGCGATGACGCACGCGTTCGGGCGGCGGCGCATCCCCGTGCGGCTGGCCGCGGGCGGCGAACCCTGA
- a CDS encoding GNAT family N-acetyltransferase, giving the protein MEAGYVTRTMSRDEVALAIDWAAREGWNPGLHDAETFPAADPQGFFVATLDGEPVASISVVKYGPGFAFLGLYIVRPECRGRGLGRRVWQHGMASAHGRQVGLDGVVAQQPNYRKSGFELAWRNVRHEGHGGTQAPEDARLVDLAGIPFDVVCAYDKSYFPAARTAFLRAWFTQPDAAARGWIEDGRLQGYGVVRRCRSGWKIGPLFAERERIAECLFLALCSQAGADEPVYLDLPEANAAAVALAQRHHMRIVFETARMYTGRPPAVNMHGLYGVTTFELG; this is encoded by the coding sequence ATGGAAGCAGGGTACGTCACCCGGACGATGAGCCGTGACGAGGTCGCGCTCGCGATCGACTGGGCGGCGCGCGAAGGATGGAATCCGGGCCTGCACGATGCGGAGACCTTTCCCGCCGCGGATCCGCAAGGCTTCTTCGTCGCCACGCTGGATGGCGAGCCGGTGGCCTCGATCTCCGTCGTCAAATACGGACCCGGTTTCGCCTTCCTGGGCCTGTACATCGTGCGACCGGAATGCCGCGGCCGCGGCCTGGGCCGGCGGGTGTGGCAGCACGGGATGGCCTCCGCCCATGGGCGGCAGGTCGGACTGGACGGCGTGGTCGCGCAGCAGCCCAACTACCGCAAGTCGGGCTTCGAACTGGCCTGGCGCAACGTGCGCCACGAGGGCCACGGCGGGACGCAGGCGCCCGAGGATGCGCGGCTGGTCGACCTCGCCGGCATTCCCTTCGACGTCGTATGCGCGTACGACAAGTCGTACTTCCCCGCCGCGCGCACCGCCTTCCTGCGCGCCTGGTTCACCCAGCCGGACGCCGCGGCGCGCGGCTGGATCGAGGACGGCCGGCTGCAAGGCTACGGCGTCGTCCGCCGCTGCCGCAGCGGCTGGAAGATCGGCCCCTTGTTCGCAGAACGCGAGCGCATCGCCGAGTGCCTGTTCCTCGCGCTGTGCTCCCAGGCGGGCGCGGACGAACCCGTCTACCTCGACCTGCCCGAGGCGAATGCGGCCGCGGTGGCGCTGGCGCAGCGCCACCACATGCGGATCGTGTTCGAGACCGCGCGCATGTACACGGGCCGGCCTCCCGCGGTGAACATGCACGGGCTGTATGGGGTCACCACATTCGAGTTGGGTTGA
- a CDS encoding TIGR01458 family HAD-type hydrolase, translating into MTLKAVLFDIEGTLAIGGRPLPGAVEAVALGRKAGLDVRFLTNISGRTPAMLCAELRGMGFALSEHEIHTATSACVEYLRERTGTRCRLVVPDAVLPMFDGIARDDEHPDVVVVGDVGSEFNYALLNGVFRQLRDGAELIALHKGVFWIAADGPRLDAGAFIVGLEAATRKQALVMGKPSPVFFTKAFDALGVAPGQALVVGDDVMTDVQGAHGVQAPCALVGTGKYRPGDEEREPRPDHFLATLDGFAALLDGSR; encoded by the coding sequence ATGACACTGAAAGCCGTCCTCTTCGACATCGAGGGCACGTTGGCCATCGGCGGCCGGCCGCTGCCGGGCGCCGTCGAGGCGGTCGCCTTGGGCAGGAAGGCCGGGCTGGACGTTCGCTTCCTGACGAACATCAGCGGGCGCACCCCGGCCATGCTCTGCGCCGAACTCCGGGGCATGGGCTTCGCGCTCTCGGAACACGAGATCCACACGGCCACGAGCGCGTGCGTGGAGTACCTGCGCGAGCGCACCGGAACCCGCTGCCGCCTGGTGGTGCCGGACGCGGTCCTGCCGATGTTCGACGGCATCGCGCGTGACGATGAACATCCGGACGTCGTCGTGGTCGGCGACGTCGGCAGCGAGTTCAACTACGCACTGCTCAACGGCGTGTTCCGGCAGCTGCGTGACGGCGCCGAGCTGATCGCCCTGCACAAGGGCGTGTTCTGGATCGCCGCCGACGGCCCGCGGCTCGATGCGGGTGCCTTCATCGTCGGGCTGGAGGCAGCCACTCGCAAGCAGGCGCTGGTGATGGGCAAGCCTTCGCCCGTCTTCTTCACCAAGGCCTTCGATGCGCTGGGCGTGGCGCCCGGCCAGGCGCTGGTCGTCGGCGACGACGTCATGACGGACGTGCAAGGCGCGCACGGCGTGCAGGCCCCCTGCGCCCTGGTGGGGACCGGCAAGTACCGGCCCGGCGATGAAGAGCGGGAGCCGCGGCCGGACCACTTCCTCGCCACCCTGGACGGGTTTGCGGCGCTGCTCGACGGTTCGCGCTGA
- a CDS encoding Mut7-C RNAse domain-containing protein, whose amino-acid sequence MVTATFRFYEELNDFLAPGRRRREFTVPCARAATTKHMIEALGVPHTEVELILLNGASVGFDTLLREGDRVAVYPKFEAFDITPLLRVREQPLRDTRFVADTHLGSLARLLRMMGFDTLYDSGFADDEIERIAAEQARIVLTRDRDLLKRRSITHGCYVHALRPQQQLREVFERLQLARSARPVTVCPACNGALHAVEKSRVEQRLPPRVREQFDRFSACEACGRVFWEGEHWQPLRALVDAPT is encoded by the coding sequence ATGGTGACGGCGACTTTCCGCTTCTACGAGGAGCTGAACGACTTCCTCGCGCCCGGGCGGCGGCGGAGAGAGTTCACCGTGCCCTGCGCCCGCGCCGCCACCACCAAGCACATGATCGAGGCGCTGGGCGTTCCGCACACCGAGGTCGAGCTGATCCTGCTCAATGGTGCGTCGGTCGGCTTCGACACGCTCCTGCGCGAAGGCGACCGCGTGGCCGTGTACCCGAAGTTCGAGGCGTTCGACATCACGCCGCTGCTGCGCGTGCGCGAACAGCCGCTGCGCGACACGCGCTTCGTGGCCGACACCCACCTCGGCTCGCTCGCGCGCCTGCTGCGGATGATGGGGTTCGACACGCTGTACGACAGCGGCTTCGCCGACGACGAGATCGAGCGCATCGCCGCGGAGCAGGCCCGCATCGTGCTGACGCGAGACCGTGACCTGCTCAAACGGCGAAGCATCACGCATGGCTGCTACGTGCATGCGCTGCGGCCGCAGCAGCAGTTGCGCGAGGTCTTCGAGCGGCTTCAGCTCGCCCGCAGCGCGCGGCCCGTGACGGTGTGCCCGGCCTGCAATGGGGCGCTGCACGCCGTCGAGAAGTCACGGGTGGAGCAGCGGCTGCCGCCGCGCGTGCGCGAGCAGTTCGACCGTTTCAGCGCGTGCGAGGCTTGCGGGCGTGTGTTCTGGGAGGGAGAGCATTGGCAGCCCTTGCGCGCCCTGGTCGATGCGCCAACGTGA